The window ATAATTTCAAACTTTCTTATATATTATAAAGGAGAGTAAAATCGTATATAGAATTAAAGTGCACACTTACTATTTTTGGTGACATCTTATAACTATTGTGTTCTCATCCAACTAACTCATTAGTGGAAATGAATTCTCCTATGAATCCCCAAGTTCCGAATCCTTTAGAACTTTTCAAATGGACGACCAATATATACCTTTACGCAGAAAATAGTTATATGGTATATAGATTATCATGTAACAGCATTAAGTAACTAGGCCGTGCGAATGCACGGGTTGGCGACTAGTACAATTAGTACTTGACAGTGTGTGGTGGTACCTGGAGAAAATACCCCAGAGCTGGCTGTAACCAAGGATGATCTGAATACTGGAGGACACTATAACCGCCCCTTGTATGGCCCGCATGCTCTGGAGGAACCTCTGCTCAAAGATGGTTTTGATTAGACCATACCATTAAAGAATTTCTGAATGTGCGGATACTAGAAAGTGAAAGTGAATGAATGATTGCTCACCTCGTGCTCGTCAGGTATGGCCGCGAGCGACGAGTCCTGCATGATGGCCATCACCGGGATGAGGAAGGCGTAGGAGCCGCCTATGACCGAGGGCAGCTGCGTCCCGAAGAGCGACTGCAGCAGCGTGTTGATGCCGGTGACGAAGAGCAGCGTCTGCACCACCCTCACCCTGTCTCCCTGCAACCCATCCGAGATGGCAAGCCGAGAACACCACCAGAGATTGTTGGCACTGAAACTTGTGATGCGAGGCGCCAACCCATGGGGGGTGGCGCGAATCAAGAAACGCAGAGGCGCACTCATGTCGCTCCCGCCCTTCATGGGCACCAGCACCGCCGGGATCATGACGGCCGTGCCCAGCGCCAGGATGTAGTGCTGGAAGTCAGCCTATGCattcggttttttcggtttgATTCGGTTCGGTTTATACGATTTTTGGTTTATACGGTTTTTATACTTCGGTTTATACGGTTTTATACATAGATACGGTTCGGTTTCGGTAATAACCATTTAATTTCGGTTCGGTTTCGGTAATAACCAAAATAACCAATGTTGACGCGAATTTTTGAACAACGCGTAATTTTTGTCCACATGATTCAATCTGTGTATGTAggttagttttttttcttttgagaaCTATGTACGTAGATTAAATCATTAGATGGTAGACCTGATTTGGTGGCATATATGTATGTACGGCGTGCACTAGATTGAGGCATATAATGACCAATGAGGCGTTGACAGAGGGAGATGACTTTGTTCGTGAACCCAAGAAGAGAAAGCCCACACCAGATAACTTGGCAGAGACCGCGTCGCGGTCCTGCCAGTCATAATGAGTGTTTTAAGCTGGAACTGCCGGGGGCTTGGGAACCCCGAGGCAGTTCAGGAGCTTCGCAGTATAGTGAAGCTTGAAGACCCCTCCCTTCTCTTTGTAATGGAAACTAAAATCAAAGCAAAAAGAGTTGAGGATCTCAAGTTTACGCTTGGTTTTGCACGCAGTTTTGCAGTTGACAGTGTTGGCCTTAGTGGCGGCATAGGTCTTTTTTGGTCCAGAGATGTGACCGTTGATTTGAAAAATTTCAGTAAGAATCATATTGATGTATTGGTTCATAGCAATAATCGGAACGCTTATGTTTGGCATTTTACTGGTTTTTACGGAGCACCGCAAGCGGAAGAGAGACACCACAGTTGGCGGTTCTTTCGTACTTTGCATACATACCCCATAGTGCCTGGTTGTGCATGGGAGATTGTAATGAAACTTTGTATGCATGTGAGCACTTCAGCAGAGCGGCACGGTCTGAAACTCACATGAGATCATTCAGGGAGGTTGTGGATGACATCTCTTTCCAAGATCTAGGCTGGTCTGGTACGACCTAcacatgcactagtagaaaacagggctttcgttcgggcatggcaagcccattagtcccggttcagtcacgaaccgggacccatgggggcattcgtctcggttcgtgagcccagggggccggctggggcctcgtgggcattggtctcggttcatatggaaccatttgtcccagttcgaggcacgaaccgggactattgggcctcgctcctggcccacaaccattggtcccggttcttggcatgaaccgggacaaaaggcctggatttagtaccggttctagccacgaaccgggacaaatgagctgcctatatataccccatcgccgcagcagagcagTCCACACTGCTCTATTTTTTCTGGCcgtcgaggggagggcatttgggtgctctagctcacctcctatgcacatgaggtgttcgatgaaatgtctgagccacactagttaatctttctcctctcgaaactcgacctccgagctccatttcccccaagatttgtctaggtttatcggtccgtcacgtcccgtccctaTCTTCACCGCCGTCAATCGCCcgtgccgatctcgtcgccagcaccaccatggtgaccctcttgttcttatcttctttctgaaagaaaaaaattcttacttcagatagatacttgtctaattttgttacttttattattccttcttattatatagtgcgatggttttggtatccacccccgtcggccctcgtcctgtctatgattcggatgtggtatatattatctttttataactatttggttcatttcttgtttatgacaattatgccgaccaacgtgtcacagattttatttatctaggacgTGTCATTGATTCTATTcggatggatgcaatgcgcttgaagattagaaagattagaaaatatgccattcataccgaggcttggtatcattatgtcgttggatcaattgttaccttggttgcgattatgatcgcatttgttttcgcattgaaatgttttacatagtttcaatgtatggtttaattaattagatgctctggagagctatatgttgttagatgagaactatgtatgtaatttggttttaatgtgatgatgaacttctattaatttggtcacttaattatctattcatgatgttctgtaatggtttttgagacacttaattatatataatgcacgcagatgaaccggcaatggatgtacggtgacagacacacctccgagtacattaagggcatgcatgattttctcgaagtggctgaggcaaacaagcagaatggttttatgtgttgtccatgccctacatgtgggaatgcaaagtcttactctgaccggaaaatccttcacaaccacctgctttacaagggtttcatgccacactataatgtttggacgaggcacagagaaatgggggttatgatggaagacggcgaagaagaagaggacgatgacaactatgtgccccctgaatacggtgatgctgcaacgggggaagctgctgaagatcaagaggaaccagacgatgtgcccaatgatgctgcaacgggggaagctgctgaagatcaagaggaaccagtgtccgatgatgatgatctccgccggataattgtcgatgcaaggacgcaatgcgaaagtcaaaaggagaagctgaagttcgatcgcatgttagaggatcacaaaaaagggttgtaccccaattgcgaagatggcaacacaaagctcggtaccgtactagaattgctgcagtggaaggcagagaatgttgtgcctgacaaaggatttgagaagctattgaaaatattgaagaagaagcttccaaaggataacgaattgcctgacagtacatacgcaacaaagaaggtcgtatgccctctaggattggaggtgcagaagatacatgcatgccctaatgattgcatcctctaccgcggtgcgtacaaggatctgaacgcatgcccggtatgcggtgcattgcggtataagatcagacgagatgacctgggtgatgttgacggcgagccccccaggaagagggttcctacgaaggtgatgtggtatgctcctataataccacggttgaaacgtctgttcagaaatgaagagcatggttgatgcgatggcacagtgaggaccgtaagaaagacgggaagttgagagcacccactgacgggtcgcagtggagaaaaatcgagagaaagtattgagctgagtttgcagctgacccaaggaacgtatggtttggtttaagcgcggatggcattaatcctttcggggagcagagcagcaatcacagcacctggcccgtgactctatgtatgtataaccttcctccgtggatgtgcatgaagcggatgttcattatgatgccagttctcatccaaggccctaagaaacctggcaacgacattgatgtgtacctaaggccattagttgaagaacttttacagctgtggaatggaaacggtgtacgtacgtgggatgagcacaaacaggaggaatttaacctgcacgtgttgctgtttgtaaccatcaacgattggcccgctctcagtaacctttcaggacagacaaacaagggataccacgcatgcacgcactgtttagatgacactgaaagtatatacctggacaaatgcaggaagaatgtgtacctgggccatcgtcgatttctgccgaccaaccatcaatgtcgaaagaaaggcaagcatttcaaaggcgaggcagatcaccggaaaaagcccgccatgcgtaccggtgatcacgtacttgctatggtcaatgatttacacgtaatctttggaaagggtcccggcggactagctgttccgaatgacgctgcgggacacgcacccatgtggaagaagaaatctatattttgggacctaccctactggaaagacctagaggtccgctcttcaatcgacgtgatgcacgtgacgaagaacctttgcgtgaacctgctaggcttcttgggcgtgtatgggaagacaaaagatacacctgaggcacgggaggacctgcaacgtttgcacgaaaaagacggcatgcctccgaagcagtatgaaggtcctgccagctacactcttacgaaagaagagaaagaaatcttctttgaatgcctgctcagtatgaaggtcccaactggcttctcgtcgaatataaagggaataataaatatgccagagaaaaagttccagaacccaaagtctcatgactgccacgtgattatgatgcaactgcttccggttgcattgacgaggcttctaccggaaaacgtccgattagccattgtgaagctatgtgcattcctcaatgcaatctctcagaaggtgattgatccagaaatcataccaaggctaaggagtgatgtggcgcaatgtcttgtcagtttcgagttggtgttcccaccatccttcttcaatatcatgacgcacgtcctagttcatctagtcgacgagattgtcattctggggcccgtatttctacacaatatgttcccctttgagaggttcatgggagtcctaagaaatatgtccgtaaccgcgctaggccag is drawn from Aegilops tauschii subsp. strangulata cultivar AL8/78 chromosome 1, Aet v6.0, whole genome shotgun sequence and contains these coding sequences:
- the LOC120969082 gene encoding nucleobase-ascorbate transporter 2-like gives rise to the protein MIPAVLVPMKGGSDMSAPLRFLIRATPHGLAPRITSFSANNLWWCSRLAISDGLQGDRVRVVQTLLFVTGINTLLQSLFGTQLPSVIGGSYAFLIPVMAIMQDSSLAAIPDEHERFLQSMRAIQGAVIVSSSIQIILGYSQLWGIFSRFFSPLGMAPVVALLGFGFFERGFLVVGRCVEVGLPMLILFVVLYQKFSIANSLLVSYQYLKNVQIREIPILERFSLFICIALVWAYAQILTSGGAYNHFVLPLVVNAV